In a genomic window of Octadecabacter temperatus:
- a CDS encoding type 1 glutamine amidotransferase, producing MKIGILRTGQTLPEINANHGEMDDLFVNLLADDDFTFQSYAVLNDDFPGTVTDCDAWLITGSASSAYENLPWIARLEDFIRTAKDAHVPMVGICFGHQIMAQALGGKVEKSDKGWGLGPHDYTFDGIDTPVTINAWHQDQVTALPDGAQTVGRSTFCEHAAISYGKVGYSVQAHPEFNNDFISELIELRRASVPADLVNAANSKLTQTSPSPDVVTQIKSFLKHQTLDIEP from the coding sequence ATGAAAATCGGTATCTTACGGACAGGGCAAACCTTACCCGAAATCAACGCAAACCACGGTGAGATGGATGACCTGTTCGTCAACCTGTTGGCCGATGATGATTTTACGTTTCAAAGTTATGCAGTCCTTAACGATGATTTTCCCGGCACTGTTACAGATTGCGACGCATGGCTTATAACCGGATCTGCGTCCTCCGCTTACGAAAATCTGCCATGGATCGCCCGCCTCGAAGATTTCATTCGCACCGCCAAAGACGCACATGTACCGATGGTCGGAATTTGTTTCGGGCATCAAATAATGGCGCAAGCCCTTGGTGGAAAAGTCGAAAAATCCGACAAGGGCTGGGGTCTTGGCCCGCATGACTACACCTTTGATGGCATAGACACTCCCGTCACAATCAACGCTTGGCACCAAGATCAGGTCACCGCCCTGCCCGATGGCGCACAAACCGTTGGCCGCTCGACATTCTGCGAACATGCAGCGATTTCTTACGGCAAAGTCGGATATTCCGTGCAGGCACACCCTGAGTTCAACAATGATTTCATCTCTGAATTGATAGAACTTCGCCGCGCCAGTGTCCCTGCAGACCTTGTCAACGCCGCAAATTCGAAGCTGACGCAAACGTCCCCGTCCCCTGACGTCGTCACACAAATCAAATCCTTCTTAAAACATCAAACCCTTGATATAGAGCCCTGA
- a CDS encoding cytochrome P450, translating into MKPQLAADLSDQGHFDHGIPQDVFKDLRAMDGLAWNPLPSEGPDEGFWSVGRFDDVLAVSRDPETFSSATGHIQMYNIDDDALSARASMIDMDPPDHTRLRRLVNPGFIPKVIRTYTDIVRERASALLDDMMSQGGGDWVSKVAKPIPIGIICDMLGVPEEDRDLMIEMTDYLVAGTSAEPLDPNAYGNTTPLRLLPFNSPAAHGLREYARKLGEERRANPKDDLISQLVTMEIDGEMLTDEEYTNFFRLLIFAGNETTRTAMSHMALQLSQYPEQFARLKDEPELIDTAVEEIVRYSSPIMYFRRTATKDTELSGTKIAAGDRVVMWYASANFDDTRFDDAQTFDIARPKMPIHAGYGGGGVHTCLGAGLARIELKVLLEEILARDLKIEIDGEPEYVNTNFVNGVEVLNIRLTQGTGA; encoded by the coding sequence ATGAAACCGCAACTCGCAGCAGATCTATCCGATCAAGGTCATTTCGATCATGGTATACCGCAAGACGTCTTTAAGGACTTGCGTGCGATGGACGGTCTGGCGTGGAACCCCCTTCCCAGTGAAGGGCCCGACGAGGGGTTTTGGTCTGTTGGCCGGTTTGATGATGTACTTGCGGTAAGCCGCGATCCGGAAACTTTTTCGTCTGCAACCGGTCACATCCAGATGTATAATATCGATGACGACGCGCTAAGCGCGCGTGCGTCGATGATTGACATGGACCCGCCCGATCACACCCGTTTACGCCGTCTGGTCAATCCGGGGTTTATCCCCAAAGTCATCCGTACCTACACCGACATTGTGCGTGAGCGCGCCTCAGCTTTGCTTGACGATATGATGTCGCAAGGCGGTGGTGATTGGGTCAGCAAAGTTGCCAAGCCTATACCCATCGGGATCATTTGCGACATGCTTGGTGTTCCGGAAGAAGACCGTGATTTGATGATTGAGATGACAGATTACCTCGTTGCGGGCACATCTGCTGAGCCACTTGATCCGAACGCTTACGGTAACACGACCCCGCTGCGGCTTTTGCCATTCAACAGTCCTGCCGCACATGGTCTGCGTGAATATGCCCGCAAGCTTGGTGAGGAACGTCGCGCGAATCCGAAGGATGATCTGATCAGCCAGTTGGTGACTATGGAAATCGACGGGGAGATGCTAACCGACGAGGAATATACCAATTTTTTCCGCCTTCTAATCTTTGCAGGCAATGAAACTACCCGAACGGCTATGTCTCATATGGCTTTGCAGCTATCGCAGTACCCCGAACAGTTTGCCCGCCTTAAGGACGAACCTGAACTGATAGATACGGCGGTAGAAGAAATCGTGCGATATTCGTCACCAATAATGTACTTCCGCCGGACAGCGACCAAAGACACCGAATTGTCTGGAACTAAGATCGCCGCCGGGGACCGCGTTGTGATGTGGTACGCCAGCGCGAATTTTGACGACACGCGGTTTGATGATGCGCAAACATTCGACATTGCACGTCCGAAAATGCCGATCCACGCTGGGTATGGCGGTGGTGGTGTGCACACCTGCCTTGGTGCAGGTTTGGCGCGGATCGAATTGAAGGTTCTACTGGAAGAAATTCTTGCACGTGACCTGAAGATCGAAATTGATGGTGAGCCCGAATACGTCAACACGAACTTTGTGAACGGCGTAGAGGTCTTGAACATCAGATTGACCCAAGGAACCGGCGCATGA
- the acdA gene encoding 3-sulfinopropanoyl-CoA desulfinase yields MHFLTDGQRDIQARAKALSDDYVKDMAAEIDRTEQYPWETTKKLAKAGFMGMSIPKEFGGQGASYLDVVLVIEQMARNCGVTARIVVEANMGGIGAIMAYGTKEQKELCAPYVLAGDKPAICITEPNAGSAATEMTTTAEKVEGGYRINGVKHWITGGGVSKVHLIFARVVENGEFLGIGGFIAIRDEDEGLRVGEREPAMGLRAIPETHLHFEDLFVSDDRAVKLPQGYRKGFAALMNAYNAQRVGAATVAHGIAQGAFERAVEFTKEREQFGRPIAEFQGLQWMMADMSTGLAAAQALIYKAATTEDGQFPNMQEAAQAKIFAAENAIKVTDSALQVHGAMGYSRNLPMERMYRDARMFTIGGGTAQMLRNQVASSVLEMKLPQTRTGYVKLTTE; encoded by the coding sequence ATGCATTTTCTGACAGACGGTCAACGCGATATCCAAGCACGTGCAAAGGCGCTTTCTGACGACTACGTTAAAGACATGGCTGCCGAAATTGACCGGACCGAACAGTACCCGTGGGAAACCACAAAGAAGTTGGCCAAAGCGGGATTTATGGGGATGTCGATCCCGAAGGAATTTGGCGGGCAGGGCGCCAGTTATCTGGACGTGGTTCTGGTGATCGAACAAATGGCGCGTAATTGTGGTGTGACTGCACGTATCGTCGTTGAGGCGAATATGGGCGGCATCGGTGCAATCATGGCCTATGGAACCAAAGAACAAAAAGAGCTGTGCGCACCTTACGTGTTGGCCGGTGACAAGCCTGCGATTTGTATAACGGAACCAAACGCGGGATCAGCCGCGACAGAAATGACGACCACGGCCGAAAAGGTCGAAGGTGGCTACAGAATCAACGGTGTGAAACACTGGATAACCGGCGGTGGTGTCTCCAAGGTCCACCTGATTTTTGCACGCGTGGTTGAGAACGGTGAGTTCCTCGGTATTGGCGGCTTCATTGCGATCCGCGACGAGGACGAAGGTCTTCGCGTCGGTGAACGCGAACCTGCAATGGGGCTGCGTGCCATCCCTGAAACGCATCTGCATTTTGAAGACCTTTTTGTTTCTGACGACCGTGCGGTGAAACTACCGCAAGGCTACCGCAAGGGGTTTGCAGCGCTCATGAACGCCTACAACGCGCAGCGTGTGGGGGCGGCAACTGTCGCACATGGTATTGCGCAAGGCGCGTTTGAACGTGCGGTGGAATTCACCAAGGAACGTGAACAATTTGGGCGCCCGATTGCAGAATTCCAGGGCTTGCAATGGATGATGGCAGATATGTCCACTGGCCTCGCTGCGGCGCAGGCGCTGATCTACAAGGCCGCGACGACCGAGGACGGCCAATTCCCGAACATGCAAGAAGCTGCACAGGCGAAAATATTTGCAGCAGAAAATGCGATCAAAGTAACGGACAGCGCACTGCAGGTTCATGGTGCAATGGGCTATTCGCGCAACCTACCGATGGAGCGGATGTACCGGGATGCGCGTATGTTTACGATTGGTGGCGGCACGGCGCAAATGTTGCGCAATCAGGTTGCAAGTTCGGTGCTTGAAATGAAGTTGCCTCAGACCCGCACGGGTTATGTGAAACTCACGACGGAGTAA
- a CDS encoding GntR family transcriptional regulator, whose translation MQSLQKVSAIRPRLADLVYDQIVGGLQSGAIDPNVRLHQVKLAEMLDVSRTPVREALLRLEQEGVLRSSVNGGFEIRRVSKSEVRDIYQARQAVEGFCAGLLASLDDKEMVETLRETIAQEEGKKPDTNSAYFDANRTIHRAFVATSGNAFLLESFDAIWNRSIAIRSFEKLDAPGLEASLSGHLDLLNDIRSGGFEHAQRAMHDHIIDGCALQLAAL comes from the coding sequence ATGCAAAGCTTACAAAAAGTATCGGCCATCCGCCCACGTCTCGCTGATCTGGTGTACGATCAGATTGTCGGCGGTTTGCAATCGGGGGCGATTGATCCAAACGTGCGTCTTCATCAGGTCAAGCTGGCAGAAATGTTGGACGTCAGCAGAACCCCCGTGCGAGAGGCTTTGTTGCGTTTAGAACAAGAAGGTGTGCTGCGATCATCGGTAAACGGCGGCTTTGAAATCCGTCGCGTTTCGAAGTCCGAGGTCCGCGACATTTACCAAGCGCGGCAGGCCGTCGAAGGGTTCTGTGCCGGCCTTCTTGCCAGCTTGGACGACAAAGAAATGGTCGAAACCTTGCGAGAAACTATTGCACAGGAAGAAGGCAAAAAGCCGGACACGAATTCTGCCTATTTTGACGCCAACCGCACCATTCACCGCGCATTTGTCGCGACTTCAGGCAACGCATTTTTGCTCGAAAGTTTTGATGCAATCTGGAATCGATCGATCGCGATCCGGAGTTTTGAGAAACTGGACGCCCCTGGGCTAGAAGCGTCCCTATCTGGGCATTTGGATTTGTTGAACGATATTCGCTCGGGTGGATTTGAACATGCACAACGCGCCATGCACGATCACATTATCGATGGATGCGCACTTCAACTTGCTGCTTTGTGA
- a CDS encoding CaiB/BaiF CoA transferase family protein, translating into MTGALDGLRVLDLSRILAGPTATQLLGDFGADIIKVERPGLGDETRAWGPPFVEGVDGPTQESAYYLCANRNKRSIALDIATPEGAQKVRDLLATCDVLIENFKPGGLDKYGLSYADLKDAFPKLVYCSISGFGQTGPNREKPGYDLLAQAYGGIMSLTGEPEGEPMKTAVGIADVMTGMYASNAILAALRHRDNSGEGQQIDIALVDCQIAWLINEGTNYLTSKNIPTRRGNQHPNIVPYQVFQMADGHAVVAVGNDAQFGRFCTLIGREELANDPQYATNAARLVNRDALIATLSDTLAGLGRDWLISGMEANKIPGGPINRLDDVFESDQVAAREMKIAMPHASAATGSVDLIGNPVKFSKTPATYRRAPPICGADTDDILAELAATQKD; encoded by the coding sequence ATGACCGGAGCATTAGATGGTCTGCGCGTGCTGGACCTAAGCCGCATTCTAGCTGGACCAACAGCCACCCAACTATTGGGTGATTTTGGTGCGGATATTATCAAGGTAGAACGCCCCGGTCTGGGCGATGAAACAAGGGCATGGGGCCCACCCTTTGTGGAGGGCGTTGATGGCCCGACGCAGGAAAGCGCGTACTATCTTTGCGCCAACCGCAACAAACGATCCATCGCGCTGGATATTGCCACACCCGAGGGCGCGCAAAAAGTGCGTGACTTGTTGGCGACATGCGATGTGTTGATTGAGAATTTTAAGCCCGGTGGGTTAGATAAATACGGGCTGTCGTACGCCGACCTTAAAGATGCATTTCCGAAATTGGTGTATTGTTCGATTTCGGGTTTCGGACAAACAGGCCCGAACCGTGAAAAACCGGGCTATGATTTGCTGGCCCAAGCGTATGGCGGCATCATGAGCCTTACGGGGGAACCTGAGGGTGAGCCTATGAAAACGGCTGTTGGCATCGCTGATGTGATGACAGGGATGTATGCGTCAAATGCTATCCTTGCGGCGCTTCGCCACCGCGATAATTCTGGCGAAGGCCAGCAGATTGATATCGCATTGGTCGACTGCCAAATCGCGTGGTTGATCAATGAAGGCACCAATTACCTAACATCCAAAAACATTCCCACGCGACGTGGTAATCAGCACCCTAATATTGTGCCGTACCAAGTCTTTCAGATGGCTGATGGTCACGCGGTTGTTGCCGTCGGAAATGACGCGCAATTCGGGCGCTTCTGTACGTTGATCGGGCGCGAAGAACTGGCAAACGACCCTCAGTATGCCACGAATGCAGCGCGCCTTGTGAACCGTGATGCATTGATTGCAACGCTGTCAGACACCTTGGCTGGACTGGGGCGCGATTGGCTTATTTCCGGAATGGAAGCAAACAAAATTCCCGGTGGGCCGATCAACAGATTGGACGATGTTTTTGAAAGTGATCAGGTCGCGGCACGCGAAATGAAAATCGCGATGCCCCATGCGTCTGCGGCAACTGGTTCTGTTGATCTGATCGGAAACCCTGTGAAATTCTCGAAAACCCCAGCCACATATCGGCGGGCTCCGCCGATATGTGGAGCTGATACCGATGACATACTGGCCGAACTTGCGGCCACCCAAAAGGACTAA
- a CDS encoding Zn-dependent alcohol dehydrogenase, producing MKAAVLHEYGADLVIEDITLGNPGHNEVRVEVHATGLCHTDLHFMRGHLPITAPAVLGHETAGIVRAVGKGVTYLKPGDHVIGCLSAFCGCCEMCLSGRPSICEGGDTLHRNDDEPPRISMAGQPVSQFMNLSGFAEEILVHEHALTKVDSAMPLDRAALIGCGVMTGWGAVTRTAQIRAGETVAVFGCGAVGLSTIQAARLAGATVIVAVDLNADRLAMAITLGATHTVNPKDTDAVEAIRAATDGKGVEAAFDAVGNPAIVKQCFLSTRKGGTTVMIGLMGLEEDIALPFGHFIAERKVMGCDMGSNQFRTDMPRLARLYMDGRLNLDDMLTARLPLSQINKGFGDLDRGIGIRTIIDFGLE from the coding sequence ATGAAAGCCGCAGTTTTACACGAGTATGGCGCCGACCTAGTTATCGAAGACATTACGCTGGGGAATCCGGGTCATAATGAAGTCCGAGTTGAAGTCCACGCAACCGGCCTATGCCACACTGACCTGCATTTTATGCGCGGTCATTTACCTATAACTGCCCCCGCCGTTCTTGGGCACGAGACGGCTGGCATCGTACGTGCAGTTGGCAAAGGCGTTACATATTTGAAGCCGGGTGATCATGTTATCGGTTGCCTGTCGGCGTTTTGTGGATGCTGCGAAATGTGTCTGTCCGGCCGCCCATCGATCTGTGAAGGCGGAGATACACTTCACCGTAACGACGACGAACCGCCACGCATCAGCATGGCCGGACAGCCCGTGTCACAATTCATGAACTTGTCAGGTTTTGCCGAAGAGATCCTTGTTCACGAGCACGCGTTGACCAAAGTCGACAGCGCGATGCCGTTGGACCGCGCGGCCCTGATCGGATGCGGCGTAATGACGGGATGGGGTGCCGTGACGCGCACCGCTCAAATCCGGGCAGGCGAAACTGTCGCAGTGTTTGGCTGCGGTGCGGTTGGCCTATCGACAATTCAGGCTGCGCGCCTTGCCGGAGCCACTGTGATCGTTGCGGTCGATCTGAACGCGGATCGTTTGGCGATGGCGATAACCCTTGGCGCGACCCATACGGTGAACCCCAAAGACACCGATGCTGTTGAAGCCATCCGCGCGGCTACCGATGGTAAAGGCGTTGAGGCCGCGTTTGACGCGGTCGGAAATCCCGCAATCGTCAAGCAATGCTTCCTCAGTACGCGCAAGGGCGGCACCACGGTTATGATCGGCTTGATGGGGCTAGAAGAAGACATCGCCCTGCCCTTCGGCCATTTCATCGCGGAACGCAAAGTCATGGGCTGCGACATGGGGTCAAACCAGTTTCGCACAGACATGCCCCGTCTTGCGCGGCTTTATATGGACGGGCGCCTGAACCTCGACGACATGCTTACGGCGCGCCTCCCCCTGTCGCAAATCAACAAAGGTTTTGGGGATCTGGACCGCGGCATCGGCATCCGGACTATCATCGACTTTGGACTGGAGTGA
- a CDS encoding alpha/beta fold hydrolase, whose product MPTDTAAQIAWQEAGSTSNPTLIFLHAMAGSATAWAPQMDAFSSNFRCIAWDMPGFGDSADAPDGADMDWTVATLHRFVTQTLGLKSAHIVGLSVGGMILQHLAAAYPDLVDSAAILDSSPKFGYGGDSDPDAFADPILAGFDSGTTAAQFSDGMIRAIVGPNCSEDVKLATIKSMSRARINGLALTTRLIAHHDAVDKLGDITCPTLAMAGADDAETPPAYAYAIAQMITGASATIIPNSGHIVNLENPTPVTARLRFFLEHGL is encoded by the coding sequence ATGCCAACGGACACCGCCGCACAAATCGCTTGGCAAGAGGCTGGAAGCACCTCAAATCCAACCTTAATATTTTTGCATGCCATGGCTGGGTCCGCGACGGCGTGGGCGCCGCAAATGGATGCATTTTCCAGTAATTTCCGCTGTATCGCTTGGGATATGCCCGGCTTTGGGGACTCCGCTGACGCCCCCGATGGTGCCGACATGGATTGGACTGTCGCGACATTGCACCGCTTTGTTACACAGACGCTTGGCCTTAAATCCGCGCACATTGTCGGACTTTCAGTCGGCGGCATGATCTTGCAGCATCTTGCGGCAGCCTATCCCGATCTGGTTGACAGCGCGGCGATTCTCGACAGCTCGCCTAAATTTGGCTACGGCGGCGACTCCGATCCTGACGCATTCGCCGATCCTATTCTTGCGGGCTTTGACAGCGGCACCACTGCTGCGCAATTTTCAGACGGCATGATCCGCGCTATCGTCGGTCCCAATTGTTCCGAAGACGTTAAGCTGGCGACGATCAAATCCATGTCGCGTGCGCGTATTAACGGTCTGGCCCTAACGACCCGCCTGATCGCGCATCATGATGCGGTAGACAAACTGGGCGATATCACCTGCCCCACACTTGCCATGGCAGGCGCAGATGATGCGGAAACTCCCCCTGCCTATGCCTATGCCATCGCGCAGATGATCACCGGCGCAAGCGCGACGATAATCCCGAATTCTGGTCATATCGTAAACCTCGAAAACCCTACGCCCGTCACCGCACGACTGCGGTTTTTCCTAGAACACGGTCTTTAA
- a CDS encoding 2Fe-2S iron-sulfur cluster-binding protein, producing the protein MSDRFTTFDVCEVVKESDIITSFYLAPRTPLARAFVPGEYLIFEHQPETGDPVRREYSISGMRGDEIRVTIKHETAPEVGIADGIMSTRFHNSVHAGDTVTAAGPMGAFTLDRDSDRPVVLLSGGVGLTPVVAMAHDLAGTARETVFIHACENGNVHALGQEMRDLAVGHDNLLIHTLYRAPTDADQQGRDYDTEGMITRELLDRLVPGPHADFYLCGPGPFMAAMYDTLLDMDVDPERISYEFFGPATVLKPKKQLQEKAAPSGGPIIKFAKSGVEVEWDPAEENLLEFAEENGVMVDYSCRAGTCVTCMTKVTKGSVSYPVDPFEKPEEGYALLCCCVPDGDLELDV; encoded by the coding sequence ATGAGCGATCGGTTCACTACCTTTGACGTCTGCGAAGTCGTCAAGGAATCCGACATTATCACGTCGTTCTACCTTGCGCCGCGCACCCCGTTAGCCCGCGCGTTTGTGCCAGGGGAGTATTTGATTTTTGAACATCAGCCGGAAACGGGTGATCCGGTGCGGCGCGAATATTCGATTTCGGGTATGCGCGGTGATGAAATACGGGTGACCATCAAGCACGAAACCGCCCCTGAGGTCGGGATTGCAGATGGTATCATGTCGACCCGTTTCCATAACTCAGTTCACGCAGGTGACACGGTAACAGCCGCGGGTCCAATGGGTGCCTTTACGCTTGATCGGGATTCTGACCGGCCAGTGGTCTTGCTCAGTGGTGGGGTCGGTCTGACCCCAGTCGTCGCTATGGCGCATGATTTAGCTGGGACTGCGCGCGAGACCGTCTTTATCCACGCCTGCGAAAACGGGAACGTCCATGCTCTTGGGCAGGAAATGCGTGATTTGGCGGTGGGGCACGACAATCTGTTGATCCATACGCTGTACCGCGCGCCGACAGATGCAGACCAACAAGGTCGGGATTACGATACCGAAGGGATGATCACACGCGAACTGTTGGACAGATTGGTGCCCGGTCCGCATGCCGATTTTTATCTATGTGGTCCCGGTCCGTTCATGGCTGCGATGTATGACACACTGTTGGATATGGACGTTGACCCAGAAAGGATTTCATATGAATTTTTCGGACCCGCGACCGTGCTGAAACCCAAGAAGCAATTGCAGGAAAAGGCCGCTCCATCGGGTGGGCCTATAATTAAATTTGCCAAATCCGGTGTTGAAGTTGAATGGGACCCGGCAGAGGAAAACTTGTTGGAATTTGCCGAAGAGAACGGCGTTATGGTTGATTACAGCTGTCGTGCGGGGACCTGCGTGACCTGTATGACCAAAGTTACAAAGGGGTCGGTCAGTTATCCCGTTGACCCATTTGAAAAGCCCGAAGAAGGCTATGCGTTGTTATGCTGTTGTGTGCCAGACGGTGATTTGGAATTGGACGTATGA